A genomic region of Oryza glaberrima chromosome 1, OglaRS2, whole genome shotgun sequence contains the following coding sequences:
- the LOC127762660 gene encoding uncharacterized protein LOC127762660 yields the protein MWALTPNSGGSSCLPARRTPPPLAAAGEAGSLAAGPGRWCSWRRRQPAERWPKLAVSASGRKSKGGRDEGGGDEPKKNKAASSSSSGKGDASAPSGDVSNNELQSNDTMYVPGNLSYWRDVRASFVVPKVQTVDAHTLPQAATDAPVHCLPRKWAHSIPMPESGCVLVAAEELDGNGTFERTVILLLRLGSRDAYDGPFGVILNRPLYTKMKHVNPSFRNQATPFSDCSLFFGGPVDMSIFLMRTTDDRPIKGFEEVSPGICFGFRTDLEKASALLKSGAVKPEDLNFYVGYSAWDYDQLLSEIDQGYWHVTSCSSGLISDSLATDPSCLWTEILKLMGGQYAELSQKPKEDGS from the exons atgtgggccctcaccCCAAACAGCGGTGGGTCCTCCTGCCTCCCGGCGAggcgcaccccgccgccgctcgccgccgccggcgaggccggctCGCTGGCCGCGGGGCCCGGGAGGTGGTGCTCGTGGAGGCGTCGTCAGCCAGCGGAGCGGTGGCCCAAGCTGGCGGTCAGCGCGTCAGGGAGGAAGAGCAAGGGCGGccgcgacgagggcggcggcgacgagcccaAGAAGAACAaggcggcgtcctcctcctcctccg GAAAAGGTGATGCGTCTGCTCCCAGTGGAGATGTTTCAAATAATGAACTGCAATCCAATGACACAATGTATGTACCTGGTAACTTGTCATATTGGAGAGACGTTAGAGCAAGCTTTGTGGTTCCAAAG GTGCAAACAGTAGATGCACATACTCTACCACAAGCAGCTACGGATGCACCAGTGCACTGTCTTCCTCGGAAGTGGGCACATTCTATTCCAATGCCAGAATCTGGTTGTGTGCTGGTTGCTGCTGAAGAGCTTGATGGCAATGGTACGTTTGAGAGAACTGTAATTCTCCTCCTAAGATTAGGTTCAAGAGATGCCTATGACGGCCCATTTGGCGTCATCCTAAACCGTCCACTGTATACAAAAATGAAACACGTGAACCCATCGTTCCGCAACCAGGCAACCCCTTTTAGTGATTGCTCCCTCTTCTTTGGGGGACCTGTCGACATGAGCATATTCTTGATGAGGACTACCGATGACAGACCAATTAAGGGGTTTGAAGAGGTGTCGCCAGGCATCTGCTTCGGTTTCAGGACTGACCTAGAGAAGGCCAGTGCTCTTTTGAAGAGTGGTGCGGTTAAGCCTGAGGACTTAAACTTCTATGTTGGGTACTCTGCCTGGGATTACGACCAGTTGTTGAGCGAGATTGATCAAGGATACTGGCATGTCACTTCCTGTAGCTCAGGCCTGATAAGCGACTCCCTTGCAACAGATCCTTCTTGCCTATGGACTGAGATATTGAAGCTGATGGGAGGCCAGTACGCAGAACTGAGTCAAAAGCCAAAGGAAGATGGCTCGTGA